TCTCCGTTATTCAGTTTCGAGATGGAGCAGCGATGAACCGTTGACAACGCAGCATCGATCATCCAAGTCCTCGGTAGGTTGGTCTATCCTTCACTCAAATCCAGAGAGAACTTTTTGATTTGATGCGAAATGTTGTCGAATTGATCGTGCTTTGCTGCACCTGTATTCTGATCGTGATCGTCACAGACGCATTCTTTTTAGCCGTGCAGGAACTGTTTGTTTCTTCAGTACGTATAGCATTTTTGTTAGCAGTTGGAGGAATATAATGGAATAGAATTCTTATGCTGATTAGACATGAACAGATATGAAGAGAAACTCCAGCTGATCTTTAACTTGCTCTCGATGATTGATCTTCCTTTCTCTATGATAAATGATTGAGATTGTACACATAAGTGGAATTGTATCATATTACTAGATTTCTCAAGTTCAAGTACAAGGCAGCAATGCATGATTATACACAGAACTTTTTAAGGGGGAAAAAATCTATGGAAAAAAGCATGAACATAAAAAAGATCTCAGATATGCTTTCTTCTACATTAGAATGATCAGGTGAGTATAAGTCGTCACCAGTCATCAAATTCTGCTGGGTGCAATGTCTATCATATTCTTCTCATCTATACTAAAAGCTTCCTGGTATTTCACAATGATCTCCTTGTCAAACAGTCAAACAACCATGTACGCAACCGTGCTAAGTTTCACAAATACTGAAATGCAGATTAGATAGAGTGGTAAGATCACTACCAGTGACACATCCTGTTAAGAGCTAATTCGTGCCCTCCTATTCTCCGCGATGAGCGATGAACCTCGCCAAATGCTCTTTTGTTCCAGAGTATCGATCATCTCCTCTTCATCAAGAAAGTCCAAGTCACCGTAATCGTTCTGCGCCTCCAACTTTATATCAGCAGATAGACCCATCTCTCCTAGGGACTCAAGGCCTTTAATCAATGTTCTGTATGTTATCCTGTCGGGATCACTGTCCCATAGTTTCATTAGACGGAAGCAGTCCATGGTTAATTGTGTAAACTCGGCATCCAGCAGTGCCTTCAGAAGCACATTGAAGCCTTCAGTGTCAGGTTCCAACTGCTCCCTCTTCAGATATGAACAAACCTTGTCAACCTCAGACCGCAACCCTTTGCTTGCCAGCACTGTCACGATATCGACGTACAACAGCAACTTAGGCTTGTACCAATGCTCCTTCCGGATCTCCTCAAAGACCTAGCAGAAATCATCAACATTGAGAGGCATCTCAGTATCCATTCCTCAGTTCTAGAGAAGTTTCTGCTTGTGAGCACCATCTAGTAATCCTAAATGCAGATAAGAATAGATAAAGCAAATCAATCAGGAGAGTTTGGTAAGCAAGGCCACAGCAAATATGTTAACACGACTTTACTGGTATTTAATATTTTACTTGTATTGTCTCACACAGAACCTAATCCATATCCTACAGTAAACAGACTTATATCCCCTGTTGTGCTCTAGAAAAAAGTATCCACGACacatctccattttttttttaaaaaaaagaatcatgtTGGGTTAAGGCGAGCAAGAATTTTAGATGGCCAATACTCAATAGCAGGCTAGCAGCCAGAACAGCAGCACATCatgctactccctccttttcatgatGTAGGatgtatatctagattcattaacatctatatgaatgtggacaatgctagaaagtcttacattatgaaacgggggAAGTATTTACTAAGGATGGCAGGGTTCTAAGCACTTAACTCAATAACAAAGGCTCTGCAGTGATAAACTGATAATTGATAAATTAGTGGATGAGAAACTAGAACGATAAAATATCCAGTGGAGTGCCTTGAACTGTTCAGGAGTAGTGACTAGTGAGTATATACCGGTGATCACAGATTCACAGATACTCCAGTAATGTCAGGTTTTAGCTGAATCcttgttcacaaaatttctgATCTCGCCTTGGTTCCTCACGTAATAATAATCCCTAAATTAAGTCATGAGAGAGTAGCACTGTTGAATCCCTAGATCATACTACTTCACAACTTGTAACAATTGACGCCATTTGATATTGCGTTCAAAACGTATTGACATCTGGTACGATTCGCTGACAAACTGAATCACAGAATTGTAGTATATACACTGCGCACGGTGACAGTCACAGGCATAAGAGGGGTGTACCTGGAGAGCGAGGAGGGCCTCGCCCTGCGCGGCGAGCTCGCGGAAGACGGCGACCATGTCGGCCTTGAGCAGCCGCCGGAGCTTGGGCTccacggggacggcggcggcggcggcggagggggagccCCGGAGGGCGGCGCGCTTGAGGGACTGGACGGCCTGGATGGCCTCGGTGCTGAGGTAGCGACCCCGCTGCGTCGGCTTCCGGTTCTTGCTCCTGTCCCGCATcgtgatgacggcggcggctctccgacgagcggcggcgcggggaggggcAAGGCGGAGTGACGAACGGACGACCGCAGCGGGGAGCATCGCCAGTCGCCACCGTAAACGTGCGAAGG
This window of the Oryza sativa Japonica Group chromosome 4, ASM3414082v1 genome carries:
- the LOC4336149 gene encoding protein THYLAKOID ASSEMBLY 8, chloroplastic — protein: MLPAAVVRSSLRLAPPRAAARRRAAAVITMRDRSKNRKPTQRGRYLSTEAIQAVQSLKRAALRGSPSAAAAAVPVEPKLRRLLKADMVAVFRELAAQGEALLALQVFEEIRKEHWYKPKLLLYVDIVTVLASKGLRSEVDKVCSYLKREQLEPDTEGFNVLLKALLDAEFTQLTMDCFRLMKLWDSDPDRITYRTLIKGLESLGEMGLSADIKLEAQNDYGDLDFLDEEEMIDTLEQKSIWRGSSLIAENRRARISS